The region TGCTCGACGGTCGCCTCGCCGCCCGCGGCGATCGCGCGCTCCTGCTGGCGGCCGTAGAGCTGGGTCAGCACGTCGTCGGCCAGCTCGGCGTCGATCGGGCGGCCGGTCAGCGACGCGTAGGCGACGACGCGGATCAGCGCGGCCTCGAGGCTGCGCAGGTTGTCGGTGACGCGGTCGGCGATCACGCGCAGGACCTCGGGGTCGGCGTCGACGCCGTCGTGCAGCGCGCGCTTGCGCAGGACCGTCAGGCGCGTGGCCGGGTCGGGCTTGCGGATGTCGACCAGCAGCCCGGACTCGAACCGCTGGCGCAGCCGGTCCTCGAGCGCGGCCATGTCGCGCGGCGGGCGGTCGGAGGTCAGGACGATCTGCGCCCCGGTCTCGTGCAGCGCGTTGAAGGTGTGGAAGAACTCCTCCTCGGTCTTGACCTTGGACTCGAGGAACTGCACGTCGTCGATGAGCAGGACGTCGTTGCGCCGGTAGCGGTGCTTGAAGGCGTCGACGTCGCGGGCCTTCAGCGCTTCCAGGAACTCGTTCGTGAAGCGCTCGACGGTCGTGTAGCGGACGGTCAGGCCCCCGCCGTAGGCGTCGATGTAGTTGCCGATCGAGTGCAGCAGGTGGGTCTTGCCGACGCCGGGCGGGCCGACGATGAAGAGCGGGTTGTAGGCCTGGCCGGGCAGCTCGGCGACCGCGAGCGCCGCGGCGTGGGCGAAGCGGTTGGCGTCGCCGATGACGAACTGCTCGAACGTGTACTTGGCGTTCAGCGGCGCGCCGTCGTCGGCGAAGAGCGCGCTGGTGGGGTCGTCGGCGGGCGCGGGTCGCGCAGAGGCGCGCGTCGCGGACGTGGGCGCGGTGCGCGCGCCGCCGGAAGCGCCGGATCCCTTGCCGGCGCCGGCCGCGTCCCGGACGTCGACCGTCGCCGCGTCGCCGAGGACGGTCCTCGCCGCGTCCTGGAGGATCCCCGCGTAGCGCTGGGCGACCCAGTCGCGCACGTCGGCGCCCGCGAGCAGCACGACCCGGTCGCCGTCCTCGACGCCGCCCCACGCCAGCGGCGCGAGCCAGGTGTCGAACGTGGCGTCGGGAACCCTGCGCCGAAGCTCCGCCTGCAGGCGGGTCCAGATGGGGGCAGGGTCCGGCGTCACGGCAGCGTCGTACGGCTCCTTGGGAGCGAGTTGAAGTACTTGGCGAGGAGGCCGGTCCGCGGAGGTTCCGTGGTGGTGCGCCGCGCCGGCGGGGGAGAAACGTAGCAGGTGCTCTCGGGGCGGTCCGGGCTGTTGGCAAGTGCGTTCGCACGACGCCGCAAATGCCGTCAAAATCCCTTGCGGAAGGGTCAGTTCCACGCCTGTGCACGCGTGTTAGCAGTCGCTGTGGACAGTGTGGAAAGGCGGTCGCGCGACCGGGTCGGTACACTGGCCCGCCGGTCGATCCACGGCCGGTCCCCGACGGAGCACGATCTTCATGAAGCGCACCTACCAGCCCAAGCGTCGCAAGCGCGCCCGCTCGCACGGCTTCCGCAACCGCATGGCCAGCCGCGCCGGCCGCCTCACGCTGAAGCGCCGCCGCGACAAGGGTCGCAAGCGGCTGACCGTCTGACCCCGAGGGTGAGCGAAGCGCTCCCGTCGCGCGCGAACAACACGAAGCGGCCCAAGAAGGGCCGCTTGTCGCGCAGCGCCGAGTTCGAGCGCGTCTACCGTCAGGGCCGTTCCATCGGGAACCGCTACCTGACGCTGTACGTCTTCCCGCGCGGCGGCGCTCCCGTCGCCGCTGCGTCGCCGAACCTCGAGCTGGGCTCGGGCGACGACGCCGGCACCCCGCGCCTGGGGCTGTCGGTGTCGCGCAGGGTCGGCGGCGCCGTCGACCGCAACAGGGTCAAGCGCCTGCTGCGCGAGGCCTTCGCGGTCGAGGGCGCGCGGCTGCCCGCCGACTACGACGCGGTCGTCGTCGCGCGCCCGGATGCGCGTGAGCTGGCGGAGCGCGAGGGCCTGGCCGGCATCCAGACCGCGCTCGGCGAGCTGATCGGCCGGTCGCTCGGCGAGAAGCCCGCGGCCGCCGCGGGCTCGTGAGCGCCGGACCGGACCCGGGGCGCCCCTCGCTGGCGCGGCGGGTGGCGGTCGCGCCGATCACCGTCTACCAGCGGCTGATCTCGCCGCTGTTCCCGCGGCGCTGCAAGTACGAGCCGACGTGCTCGGCCTACGCCGCGCAGGCGATCTCCCGCTACGGCATACTCCGGGGCCTGATCCTTGGGGGCTGGCGGCTCCTGCGCTGCAACCCGTGGAGCCACGGCGGCTTCGACCCCGTCGAGGCGCAGACCCTCTTCCGCCAGCCCGAGCCGCCCTCTTCCCCCGCCGCCCGGCCCCCGTCCGCCTGAGCCATGGTCCCCATCACCGCGAACATCCTCCAGCCGCTCGTCGATGTCTTCGAGTCGGTCCTCAAGTTCTTCCACGACACCTTCGGCGCAAGCTGGGGTCTGTCGATCATCCTGCTGACGATCGTCGTCCGCGCTGCGTTGCTGCCGTTGGCGGTCAAGCAGTTCAGGTCGATGCAGGCGATGCAGCGCATCGCGCCGCACCTGAGGGTGCTGCAGCAGAAGTACAGGGACGACAAGCAGCGTCTCCAGCAGGAGACGATGAGGTTCTACCAAGAGCACAAGGTGAACCCGTTCGCCTCGTGCCTGCCGCTCGTCGCCCAGCTGCCGGTCTTCCTGTCGCTGTTCTACATGCTGCGCAAGGACCTGCGGCACGACATCTGCCCGGACATCAACCCCGAGCACGTCGCGAACCCGAAGCCGTGTGGTCAGACGCCGGCGTCGGAGTTCTGGTTCATCCACGACATCACCGACAAGGCGACGGGCACGGTCCTGATCGTGCTGCTGGTGCTCTACGTCGGGACGCAGCTGGTCTCGTCGCTGCTGATGATGACCGCGACGGCGGACCAGAACCAGAAGTACATCATGCTGGCGCTGCCGTTCCTGTTCGTCGGCTTCGTCTTCCGCTTCCCGGCGGGTCTGATCATGTACTGGATCACGACGAACGTCTGGACCATCGGGCAGCAGCAGTTCCTCAGGAGAGTCGTCGGGACGCGGATGGCGGCCACGGCGCCACCGCTGCCGGATCTGCCACCGGGCAGGCCGGGTTCCTCGAGCGCCGACGCAGGCGGGGGCGGGTTCCTCGCGAGGCTGCAGCAATCCGCGACGCAGGCGCAGGACAGGAAGGCCGCCGGCGCCAGCAACGGCAGCACGGCGAGGAACGGCGCCAAGGCCGAGGCCGGCAAGGGCGGCGGCGACACGGACACCCGCGTGACGAAGGCCCCGCCGCCTCCGCCGCGCGGCAAGAAGAAGAAGCGCTCGGGACGGAGACGATAAGGCGATGGCGACCGACGAACGCACGCAGGAGGACATCCTGCGCGACCTGCTGGAGCACGTCGTGGAGGGCCTCGGCCTCGAGGCGACCGTGACCGTGGACGCCAACGACGAAGCCGTCACCGGCACGCTGCACGGCGAGGACCTCGGGATCTTCATCGGCCGCCACGGCCAGACGATCGACGCGGTCCAGCACCTGGCCCAGCGGATCCTGCTCGCCGACCCGGAGGCCGAGCGCCGCCGGATCGTGGTCGACGCCGAGGGCTACCGCGCGCGCCGTCGCGAGGCGCTGGAGAAGCAGGCCGACCAGGCGGCGATCGACGCCGAGAGGTACGGCCGCTCGGTCGCCCTCGACGCGATGACCGCGAGCGAGCGCAAGCACGTCCACGAGTACCTCCGCGAGCGCGGTGGCGTGGACACGCACTCCGAGGGCGACGAGCCGGAGCGCCACCTCGTCGTGACGCCGCTTTCGCGCTAGCCGCGGCGCAGCGCGACATCGACCGTTTCACATGAAACGCCCGCCGACCCGGCGGGCGTTTTGCGTTGGTGGGTCAGTGGGAGGCGCGGGCCAGGTCGATGACCCGGGCCATCGTGATGCCGAGGCGTTGCTCGCGGGCGAGTGGGTGGCCGGCGTCGGTGAGGGTGAAGACGGGACGGAGGCCGACCTCGCGGTCCTGGAGCAGGCCGGGGATGCCGAGGGTCGAGCCGCCGTAGCCGGGCAGCGTGACGGCGAGGCGGCCGGGGACGGGAGCGTCGCGCTCGCGGCCGCGAGCGGACCAGCGGGCGCAGCGCAGGAGGAAGTCCTTCTCGTCGACCTCGACCCAGATGCCCCATTCGAAGTCGCGCTCTGCGTCGGTGACCGGGATCAGGACGAAGCCGTGGAGGAAGAAGCGCTCGCCGCCGATGACGCAGTGCGCGTCGAGCAGCTCGCTCTCCGGATGGACCGCGGCGCCGTCGGTCCAGGACGACGGGCAGCGGATCTTCAGCGTGAACGGCACGCCGTCGTGGGTCTCCCCACACGCCTCGCAGAACCAGGTCTCTTCCACTGGCGCGGCAGCGTTTCACATGAAACGCGGCCAGGTCTACGCTTCCTGGCGCATCGCTACTCGCCGTCGCTCGTGGCGATCGGGAGATCGGTGTTGCTCCACTGCGACCAGGAGCCGGGGTAGAGGCGATGCTCGCCGAGCCCGGCGTGCTCCAGGACGAGGAGGTTGTGGCAGGCGGTGACGCCGGAGCCGCAGTAGGAGATCACGGTGGTGCCGTCCTCGATGCCCGCCGCGGCGAAAGCCGCGCGCAGCTCCTCGACCGGCCGCAGCCGGTCGTCGTCGCCGAGGTGCTCGCGGGTCGGCATCGCCTGGGCGCCCGGGATGTGGCCGGCGCGCGGGTCGACGCCGTCGGGTGCGCCGTGGAAGCGTTCCCGCTGGCGGGCGTCGATCAGTACCGGGCCTTCTGCGGCGCCCTCCACGCGGTCGAGCGTGAGCGCCGCGACGTCCTCCAGGCTCACGAGCCGATCGGCAGGCCACGGGCGCGGGGTGAACGTCGCGGGCGCGACCGTCGGCTCCTGCGTCGAGAGCTCTCCGGCCCAGGCCGCGATCCCACCGTCGAGCAGCGCCGCGTCGTGCCCCAGCGCGCGCAGCATCCAGACCAGGCGTGCCGCGATCACGCCACCGGCGTCGTCGTAGGCCACGACGGCCGTGCCGTCGCCGATGCCCGCACGGCCCAGCCCCTCGGCGAAGTGCTCCGGCGTGGGGAGGGGGTGGCGGCCGGCCTCGGCGGAGGGCTCGGCGGCAAGCCAGCGGTGCAGGTCCACGTAGACCGCGCCCGGGAGATGGCCCGCGTCGTAGGCGGCGCGTGGATCGCGGCCATCGAGGTAGAAGCGGACGTCGGCGCGAACGACGTCATCGCGGTGGGCGGTCAGCCAGGCGGCATCGACGATCGGAGGGAGGGAGGTCACTGCCCGAGTGTTCCACGTGAAACGTCGCCTACGCTCCAGGGCGATGGCAGAACGGGTCGACAAGCGGATCGCAGAGCTGACAACGCAGTGGGCCCTCCCGCCGGAAGCGCCGCAGCAGCTGCGCGAGATCCTCGACGCGGTGGCCGCGGAGCCGACGTCGATCACCACCGTGCGCGATCCGGCCCAGGGCGTGGACGTCCACGTCGCCGACTCGCTCGCGGGCCTGGCGGTCCCGGAGCTGCGCGGCGCCCGCGCGATCGCCGACCTCGGCGCCGGCGGCGGCTTCCCGGGCCTCGTGCTCGCCGTCGCGCTTCCGGACGCCCGGGTCACGCTCGTCGAGTCCGTCGGCAAGAAGACCGACTTCCTCCGTCGGACGGCCGACGCGGTCGGCCTCGCGAACGTTCACGTCGTCACCGGCCGGGCAGAACGGTGGCCGGAGGGGATCGGTGCCCACGACGTCGTCACGGCCCGGGCGCTCGCTCCGCTGAACATCCTCGCCGAGTACGCCGCGCCGCTCCTCCGGGAAGGAGGTCGCCTGATCGCGTGGAAAGCCAGGAGGGATCCGTCCGAGGTGCGTGATGGACTGTTCGCAGCAGACGTCCTCGGGCTCGAACCGCAGCCGACGATCGCCGCCGAGACCTTCCCGGGGGCGGATGAGCGTCACCTCTACGTCTACTTGAAGGTCAGGCCTACGCCTGCCCGCTTCCCCCGCCGCGAGGGAATGGCCCGCAAACGGCCACTGCAACCCTCGGCCTGAGCCCGAGACTTCCCGCGCGGAGCGCAATTCGGCGTGCCGTCTGACCGCGTTCGCCGCTACCTTGGACGCCGAATGGGGACCATCTACGCGATCGCGAACCAGAAGGGCGGGGTCGGCAAGACGACCACCGCGGTCAACGTCGCGGCCTGCATCGCCGAGGCCGGCTACGACACGCTCCTGGTCGACATCGACCCGCAGGCCAACGCGACCGTCGGCCTGGGCGTGGCGAAGGACATCGTCCCCAACGTCTACGACGTCCTCTCCGGCGACGCGCCCGCCACCGAGGCGCTGCAGCCGACCGCGATCGACAAGCTGTTCGTGCTCCCGTCGTCCGCCGACCTCGCGGGCGCGAACGTGGAGCTGCCGCGCCGGCCCGGCTCCGAGAACCTGCTGCGCGAGGCGCTGGAGCCGCTGCGGGAGAGGTTCGCGTTCATCATCCTCGACTGCCCGCCGTCGCTGGGCCCGCTGACCGTCAACGCGCTCGTCGCCGCCGACAGGGTCATCGTCCCGGTCCAGACCGAGTACTTCGCGCTCGAGGGCCTCGCCGGCCTGCTCGACACGCTGGCGCTGATCCAGCGCGAGTTGAATCCGCGCCTGTCGGTCGCCGGGATGCTGCTGACGATGCACGACGGCCGCACGCGCCTGGCGCGCGACGTCGAGCGCGAGGTCCGTGAGCACTTCCCGGAGCTCGTCTTCGACACGGTGATCCCGCGCAACGTCCGGATCGGCGAGGCGCCGTCCTACGGGCGCCCGGTGATCCACCACGACCCGCACTCCTCCGGCGCCGACGCCTACTTCGAGCTGGCCAAGGAGGTCGCGGCCCGTGGCTGAGCGCGGCATGGGCCGGGGCCTGTCGGCGATCCTGTCCGCCTCGTCCGCACCCGCGGCCGGGACCGATCAGCCCGGCGCCGCGCAGCTGCGCGAGCTGGCCCTCGACCAGATCAGGCCCAACAAGGACCAGCCGCGGCGGCGCTTCGACGAGGAGAAGCTGCAGGCGCTGGCCGAGTCCGTCCAGGACCGCGGCGTGATCCAGCCGGTGATCGTCCGCCCGAAGCCCGGCGGCACGTTCGAGCTGGTCGCCGGCGAGCGCCGCTGGCGCGCGGCCAAGCTCGCGGGCCTGACCCAGATGCCCGCGCTGGTCCAGGACCACGACGATGCGACGACCCTCGAGGTCGCGCTCGTCGAGAACATGGCCCGCCAGGACCTCAACCCGGTCGAGGAGGCCCGCGCGGTCGCCGGCCTGGTCGAGGAGCTCGGGCTCACGCGCGAGGCGGTCGGCAAGAAGGTCGGGCGCAGCCGCGTCGCGATCTCCAACCTGCTGCGCCTGCTCGACCTGCCCGACGAGGCGCTCGACCTGCTCGAGGACGGCACGCTGTCCGAGGGCCACGGCCGCGCGATCCTGCTCGCCGAGGACCAGGTCGACCGCAAGCGCCTCGCGCGCGCCGCGGCCGGCGGCGGCTGGTCGGTGCGCGTCACCGAGGACCAGGCGCGCAAGGCCAACGAGGCGGCGAGCGACGCGGGCCACAGCGGCGGCGCGCGGGCGATCCACCCCGACCAGGCCGCGGCCGCGACCGAGATCGCCGACGCCCTCGGCGGCGCGCTCGGCATCGAGCTGAAGGTCAAGCCGCGCGGCACCGGCTACCGCGTGGAGCTGGCGTTCGACTCGCTCGACGACGCGCTGGCCGTCGCCCAGCGAGTCAGCGACCGCCGCTGATTCCTCGCTACACTTCCGCCTCCCCCCGGGCGATTAGCTCAGTCGGTTAGAGCGCCTCTCTGATAAGGAGGAGGTCCCAGGTTCGAATCCTGGATCGCCCATCGCAAGGCCCCGCACCGCGGGGCCTTCGTCGTTCCAGGGGTGCACGCAAAGCGCGAGCGGGGCTGGTTTGACACGGCCGAGCGGGGCTGGTGGAGTCGGGCGATGACGAGCCCGGAGCGGCGCCTGAGGGAGCTGAACATCGAGCTGCCGGGGCTGCTGCCCGCGGCCGGCGCCTATGTGGCGGCCAAGCGCCACAACGATGTGGTCCATCTCTCCGGCCATGGACCGCTCGCGC is a window of Conexibacter woesei Iso977N DNA encoding:
- a CDS encoding ParB/RepB/Spo0J family partition protein gives rise to the protein MAERGMGRGLSAILSASSAPAAGTDQPGAAQLRELALDQIRPNKDQPRRRFDEEKLQALAESVQDRGVIQPVIVRPKPGGTFELVAGERRWRAAKLAGLTQMPALVQDHDDATTLEVALVENMARQDLNPVEEARAVAGLVEELGLTREAVGKKVGRSRVAISNLLRLLDLPDEALDLLEDGTLSEGHGRAILLAEDQVDRKRLARAAAGGGWSVRVTEDQARKANEAASDAGHSGGARAIHPDQAAAATEIADALGGALGIELKVKPRGTGYRVELAFDSLDDALAVAQRVSDRR
- a CDS encoding ParA family protein, with product MGTIYAIANQKGGVGKTTTAVNVAACIAEAGYDTLLVDIDPQANATVGLGVAKDIVPNVYDVLSGDAPATEALQPTAIDKLFVLPSSADLAGANVELPRRPGSENLLREALEPLRERFAFIILDCPPSLGPLTVNALVAADRVIVPVQTEYFALEGLAGLLDTLALIQRELNPRLSVAGMLLTMHDGRTRLARDVEREVREHFPELVFDTVIPRNVRIGEAPSYGRPVIHHDPHSSGADAYFELAKEVAARG
- the rsmG gene encoding 16S rRNA (guanine(527)-N(7))-methyltransferase RsmG encodes the protein MAERVDKRIAELTTQWALPPEAPQQLREILDAVAAEPTSITTVRDPAQGVDVHVADSLAGLAVPELRGARAIADLGAGGGFPGLVLAVALPDARVTLVESVGKKTDFLRRTADAVGLANVHVVTGRAERWPEGIGAHDVVTARALAPLNILAEYAAPLLREGGRLIAWKARRDPSEVRDGLFAADVLGLEPQPTIAAETFPGADERHLYVYLKVRPTPARFPRREGMARKRPLQPSA
- a CDS encoding protein jag; this encodes MATDERTQEDILRDLLEHVVEGLGLEATVTVDANDEAVTGTLHGEDLGIFIGRHGQTIDAVQHLAQRILLADPEAERRRIVVDAEGYRARRREALEKQADQAAIDAERYGRSVALDAMTASERKHVHEYLRERGGVDTHSEGDEPERHLVVTPLSR
- a CDS encoding sulfurtransferase, coding for MTSLPPIVDAAWLTAHRDDVVRADVRFYLDGRDPRAAYDAGHLPGAVYVDLHRWLAAEPSAEAGRHPLPTPEHFAEGLGRAGIGDGTAVVAYDDAGGVIAARLVWMLRALGHDAALLDGGIAAWAGELSTQEPTVAPATFTPRPWPADRLVSLEDVAALTLDRVEGAAEGPVLIDARQRERFHGAPDGVDPRAGHIPGAQAMPTREHLGDDDRLRPVEELRAAFAAAGIEDGTTVISYCGSGVTACHNLLVLEHAGLGEHRLYPGSWSQWSNTDLPIATSDGE
- the dnaA gene encoding chromosomal replication initiator protein DnaA, producing the protein MTPDPAPIWTRLQAELRRRVPDATFDTWLAPLAWGGVEDGDRVVLLAGADVRDWVAQRYAGILQDAARTVLGDAATVDVRDAAGAGKGSGASGGARTAPTSATRASARPAPADDPTSALFADDGAPLNAKYTFEQFVIGDANRFAHAAALAVAELPGQAYNPLFIVGPPGVGKTHLLHSIGNYIDAYGGGLTVRYTTVERFTNEFLEALKARDVDAFKHRYRRNDVLLIDDVQFLESKVKTEEEFFHTFNALHETGAQIVLTSDRPPRDMAALEDRLRQRFESGLLVDIRKPDPATRLTVLRKRALHDGVDADPEVLRVIADRVTDNLRSLEAALIRVVAYASLTGRPIDAELADDVLTQLYGRQQERAIAAGGEATVEHIQELVAEAFGLTREELLSRSRAARVAWPRQVAMYLAREHTHATLPAIGRSFGGRDHSTVLHAIRRATDRMSTDPDAYDKVTMITARLTSADPDGAV
- the yidD gene encoding membrane protein insertion efficiency factor YidD produces the protein MSAGPDPGRPSLARRVAVAPITVYQRLISPLFPRRCKYEPTCSAYAAQAISRYGILRGLILGGWRLLRCNPWSHGGFDPVEAQTLFRQPEPPSSPAARPPSA
- the rpmH gene encoding 50S ribosomal protein L34; the encoded protein is MKRTYQPKRRKRARSHGFRNRMASRAGRLTLKRRRDKGRKRLTV
- the rnpA gene encoding ribonuclease P protein component, translating into MSEALPSRANNTKRPKKGRLSRSAEFERVYRQGRSIGNRYLTLYVFPRGGAPVAAASPNLELGSGDDAGTPRLGLSVSRRVGGAVDRNRVKRLLREAFAVEGARLPADYDAVVVARPDARELAEREGLAGIQTALGELIGRSLGEKPAAAAGS
- a CDS encoding DUF2199 domain-containing protein → MEETWFCEACGETHDGVPFTLKIRCPSSWTDGAAVHPESELLDAHCVIGGERFFLHGFVLIPVTDAERDFEWGIWVEVDEKDFLLRCARWSARGRERDAPVPGRLAVTLPGYGGSTLGIPGLLQDREVGLRPVFTLTDAGHPLAREQRLGITMARVIDLARASH
- a CDS encoding YidC/Oxa1 family membrane protein insertase, coding for MVPITANILQPLVDVFESVLKFFHDTFGASWGLSIILLTIVVRAALLPLAVKQFRSMQAMQRIAPHLRVLQQKYRDDKQRLQQETMRFYQEHKVNPFASCLPLVAQLPVFLSLFYMLRKDLRHDICPDINPEHVANPKPCGQTPASEFWFIHDITDKATGTVLIVLLVLYVGTQLVSSLLMMTATADQNQKYIMLALPFLFVGFVFRFPAGLIMYWITTNVWTIGQQQFLRRVVGTRMAATAPPLPDLPPGRPGSSSADAGGGGFLARLQQSATQAQDRKAAGASNGSTARNGAKAEAGKGGGDTDTRVTKAPPPPPRGKKKKRSGRRR